DNA sequence from the Lycium barbarum isolate Lr01 chromosome 5, ASM1917538v2, whole genome shotgun sequence genome:
gtatattattgaaattattcctgaaattaattgctaaaggcaaaaattaaataccagcccatttgaaggacaattcgtgcaatttcttccatgtttttagtttttaatttgtaataggcaaattctttttttttttaaaactaaactaTATAAAAGCCCGAGTTGAAAAAGTGGATCGTCGATCAAGGGTAACCAAGGGCAATTTGGTCAAAGCACTTGCCATTGAATAATTCCATTAGTTAAAAGTAGAATCTTACTATAGCTTAGTATTAAATATATTCATACTTTCCCTATTTTGCCCCTGCTCATAAAAATTGCATCAGAACAGATGATGTCATTTCAAGTGGCAGGTATTAATTATGTTTTTAGCCACGTGTCACTTTTACACTTTTCATTGTTTTATCATGGTCACATAATTCCacttaataaataaataacatttgtgtatatgtattaatGTTCATCTTTATATATGCATCGATAGTGCAAATTTAGGTATGTTTATTAGCagcataaaatatatatatactatcactATCCAATACATAAAtatttacaattgtacacaactatatacacatagatgcactatataATGCAAAGTGTTGCGCACGGGGCATACGCCGTCTAGTTAATACTTAAGATCATAAATTTCTCAAATCAAAATGATAAAAGGAATTTTAATACATTTCACAATGTTAGGGGATGTAGAATATAGTAAGACCTCTCTATAACGACACTTGCATATAACAATACCTCTTTATAACAGCCAACTTTTTTCGGAATCGATTTTTTATGTTACAATttattctctataacaacatttcacctataacaacaacaaccaactttataacagtacgccCTTTATAAATTACCCCTCACATAACAGCTATCTTCTTaattttggtaatataataattaaccatctttataaaaaatagtatatctatgattaccaataataagtgtagagattttgatcaaatatttgatcatttaatacactattacaacaaaaaaataatatatgaatatatatattttcatcattaaacaaTTTTTCTtcattatacaaagtgtgattaagcttagaatttgacaattaaaaataaaaaattagattttatgcatctttttgcTTATAACagtgaaatattatttaaatgacaataccattatatatgtataatagCCATTTTCTACAACTGCTGAAATTTTTTGAACTCAACGATGCGGTTATAAaaaggtttgactgtatatatttatttatttaagagAAACGTTAGACGGCAAAAAGAGGACTCTCAAAAAAAGGAGGAGGAATACGTAATTGCAAATAAAGTTTGATTTATTTAAAACTTTCAGTCTAAACCCGAATAGTATAACGGGTCGGGCCTTTTCAGATCCAAAGCGCTAAACCCTAAATCTTGCACCTTGCAAAACTAAAACCCTAGTTTCTCCACTGTCTGTCTTCTCCAAACAAAGTAACTCACTCTTCGCAGGTAAATTTATTATTGCTTGCAATTTATGTTTAAGTCTATCTATGTTGTAGTTGTGTTTTGTTTGTCTAtgccttttttgttttgttttgtaaaCTTGTGGTGAATTAAGACTGCAAATTGTATAATGAAACTAATTGTACTGCTTCAGCTTAAGCGGTGTAATTGTAGGAAAATAAACGCATAATtggaattagaattagaattagggactgtttggccatgaaaatggTGAGTATTTGAAAAAAGTAGTTtttgtttcaaagtgaaaaatgatatttggaaattAGAGTTTTGTTTGGCCATGAATCCAAATTGGAGTtgtttttgaattattttttttgtgagtgatttggagtgaaaacaactttttggtgtttttcaaattccggAATTCAACTTGAGGTTAAATTCCAGTATTTTATGGCCAAACATGATTTCCGAAATTCAACTAGTAAAAAGTATTCATGGCCAAACGGCCACTAAGATTTCTAGTTGCGGAACGAGCATAGATGAAACTGACCCTAATTTATTATATTGCAGCTTAAGCTTTGTAATTGTAGGAAATTAAACGTACAACTGCATCCACATTGCATAATtggaattagaattagaattaggGCCCGTTTGGCCGTGAAAATTGTGAGTATTTGAAAAAAGTAATTTTTtgttttcaaagtgaaaaatggtactcctgccgtcccaatttaagtgtcttactttcctttttggtctgttCCAAAAAGAGTGCCTCTGACAATTCCAAGCATCCTACATGGAAAATTTAAAACCACAAAATTCAAAgtacattttagtacattacacacatctttaatttaatacCACAAGATTCAATAGTCTCTTGTTATTCCTTAAACTTTGTGCCcgatcaaactaagacacttaaattgggacgaaggAGTATTTGGAAATTGGATttgtgtttggccgtgaatacattggagttgtttttgaatttttgtgagtgattcggagtgaaaaaagtgaaacaactttttggtgtttttcaaattccggtGAATTCCGAAATCTTCTGGAATTGTGTGGCCAAACATGATCTCCGGAATTCAACTccggaaaaattaaaaaatactcATGGCTAAACGGCCACTTAAGTTTTGTTTGGCTTGTTTCCTACAAAGTTGGTCACAAATGAGAAACGCACAACTCTTACATGTTTGGGAATTTCATCGAACATGCCATGGGATTTTAATTTATTGAAACGTACTCCTTAATTGACACAGGATTGAACATTATGGCGGAAGAATTGCAGTCAGTTTCAGAAGCTGGAAAAATGTTTAGGAAAAGAAAGATGGAGCACAATAAGAAAGGGGGCAAGGGAAAGAAGAAGTTCAAGGGTGCGCCATTTAGTGAAAAAAAGGTAAAAATAGACAACAAAATGAAGAAGCTTTTCGAAAAGAGAGCAAGAGACTATAACTCCGATAATGaggacgatgatgataatgacgcgAAGCCTGCCCCTGTAAGTAGAGCTAAATCCACATCATATGGTAAAGAGAAGCCCAAATCTTATGGTAAAGAGAAACCCACATCATATGGTAGAGAGAAACGCACATCATATGGTAGAGAGAAACCCACATCATATCGTAAAGAGGACGATGATTTTGAAGAGGAATGGGTGGATGATGAAGTAGAGGATGGAAATGAGGAACTTGAGGTATCCGAAGATGAAGATGGGGAAATTCAGCCTGGAATTACTAAGTTCATAGATGGTTGTAAAGCATTCAGATTGGCGTTCAAGAAGTTATTAAAGAAGTCTGCTTCTGATGATATACTGGTGAGCAACATGCTTTCTCCATCAGTTTTTTTCTGGTCATCTGCCTTATTATATATTTCAAAGTCAGGCTGGTAATTATATGTGTCAAAGGAAAACATAATTGGTTTCGGGGCTTCAaaataaatttgttttttttcGGGTTTGCTTTGTTTTGTTTCTTAATGGGTATCTGGATTTGGTATTGAAATATTACTCTTCTATGAGTTTAGATTTGGTTTTGGGACAAAATAAAGCGTGTCTGGAGGAGAAAACAAGACAACTGTGCAGAAAATAAAACATTTTGTTTCTTCTTTCGCAAGGAAAATATTTCTTGTTTCCAAAGACGGACCTTTATTCACCTTTTAATGCTTGTATTCATTACTAGTAAGTAAGCTGGATTCTGATGGACTTATAGGCTAAAAGCTCACACTAAACTGGGGATAGGAAGTGCTAGGAGAAACTAATGGTAAAATATTTGGTTTTAATGAACCTAACCTGCAGGGCCCCGTCTTATCAGCGCACAAGAAGCTTGTTGCAGAGAAGCTTGCTGAAGAAGATGTAGAACGAAAAGTTAAGGGGGAGGCAAAAAAGGAGAAACACTTGGTAATTTTGTCTGGTTTCATTTAATTGCTAAGTTTCTTGAATAAGCTTGTCTCCTTTTTAGTGTATTAATGGGTCTTGTTCTAAACTTTGACATCTGTGCAAAAGATAAGAGAAAAGGGACATGTGAAACCTAAAAATTTCTTGGACGCCCATGAGAAGTCTCTAATAGGAGTTGCAACAAAGGGAGGTAACcaactttttccttttcttttggaaTTTATATTAGTGTTACAAATGTACTAATAAGGTTTCTATCAGACCTTCTAACTAACTTGGTTCTTAATTTTTATGGGCATTGTGGGACTATCAGTTGTCAAGTTATTCAATGCTGTAAGTCAGTATACATTTCAGACTTGATGCTTCTGTTTTATGAAAAGTTTTCTACTACTTTCGGCTAGCTCAAATTTATCTATGTATGTGATACAGGTTAACAAAGCACAACATGCTCAAAAAGGCTTAAATCCCTCTAGGGCAAAAGATGAGAAAGGTAAGGGCAGAATATCGATCCATGGATAATATGATTGGTACTTAATTGTCTTTTTAAAAATGTGATTGTTTCTTAAAAAACTGAGAACTTCATCTTTAAAACTACAATTGATAACAATTTCTTGATAATTCAATTGGG
Encoded proteins:
- the LOC132641372 gene encoding uncharacterized protein LOC132641372; protein product: MAEELQSVSEAGKMFRKRKMEHNKKGGKGKKKFKGAPFSEKKVKIDNKMKKLFEKRARDYNSDNEDDDDNDAKPAPVSRAKSTSYGKEKPKSYGKEKPTSYGREKRTSYGREKPTSYRKEDDDFEEEWVDDEVEDGNEELEVSEDEDGEIQPGITKFIDGCKAFRLAFKKLLKKSASDDILGPVLSAHKKLVAEKLAEEDVERKVKGEAKKEKHLIREKGHVKPKNFLDAHEKSLIGVATKGVVKLFNAVNKAQHAQKGLNPSRAKDEKAIKKQRREVFFSELGKTPSQTAVSKAGASTSSKDEGPSWAPLRDNYMLTDPKLKDWDKNPDTAVADDVRMSTDSDSSDDE